The DNA sequence CCTGGCCGTGGACCACAGCCGGGTGAACGGTATCGTGGATTCAATCGCCGTCATTGGAAGGGCCTGCGGTGCACCTGCCTTAGCAAGGAAGCAGGTAAAGGAGCTTAAGGCCCGCTTGTCGAAGGTCGTTTCCGGTTACAATTTCAATTTCACACCGAGGGTCCTGGTTGCCGTGGGCCGAAGCCTGGAACCGGGAGCTTCAGGGGAGATATACGTTTCCGGGAAAGACGGGTTTTATGACGACCTTATCAGGTTGGCGGGAGGACAGAACGCCTACAGCGAAGAGACCCTCAAGTTCCCGGCGCTGTCCGCGGAGGGGATCGCCAGGATCGATCCGGATGTCATCCTGGAGATGATCCCCGATCTCGGGCCGGATGATGACATGCCGGCTCTCCTCTCGCGGTGGAACGACATTCCGGGTCTGCGGGCAGTGAAGAACGGGAATGTTCACATCCTGGGCGGGGACTACGTCGTTATCCCGGGACCCAGGTTCGTGACTCTTCTGGAGGAAATGGCTGGCCTGATCCACGAGAGTGGATCGAGAGTGGAAAGTGGAAAGCCATAGGCCCTGAGCTTGTCGAATGGGTGGAAAATGGAGAATGGATTGCGGTGACGTCACAATGGAGCCTGAAAGGCGGCCTCACGCCAAGACGCCAAGACGCAAAGAAAGGCGAGAAACAACGCGCCCTGGGGCCAAAAAGTCAAAACCATCTCTCGCCCGCTCTCACGCCATTGGCGTGAGAGCTTGAGCACACAGAGATCGCAGAGAAGAACATGGTGTCTGGTTCAGTGTGGTTGGAGAAGCAAAAAGGTCTTGGGTATGGCCTGAACCCTACCAGGATTTGAGTACTGTTTTATCCTTACCCCGTGTAACCCTGTGGAGCGGCCTTCAGGTGGCCGCGCTGTGGTCAAGCTTTTGAATCTGATGGATGAGTCCTGGGGTTTTTTAGAGAGTCGTAGACCATGAGCTTGTCGTAGAGTGAAACGAGCGGGTGAGAGGCTGGTTTTTGAGATTTGAGATATGAGATCTGAGATTGATATAAAAAATGATCTTGTTCTCGAAATTGAGAACCTTTCCCTTTCGATCGGGAACGTGATGATCCTCAGGGATGTGACCTTCTCCGTCCCCAGGGGGCAGTACCTGTCGATCG is a window from the bacterium genome containing:
- a CDS encoding helical backbone metal receptor, which encodes MPRFTLYASRFTAWKTALIILVAVFQSSCSDPSVAPSPPRPLDDAEVTRIVSLAPSVTEILFELGLGEKVVGVTRYCDYPPEVLEKPKVGGYLDVNYEAVLALAPDLVIHIAQHEEARDRLRELGIATLAVDHSRVNGIVDSIAVIGRACGAPALARKQVKELKARLSKVVSGYNFNFTPRVLVAVGRSLEPGASGEIYVSGKDGFYDDLIRLAGGQNAYSEETLKFPALSAEGIARIDPDVILEMIPDLGPDDDMPALLSRWNDIPGLRAVKNGNVHILGGDYVVIPGPRFVTLLEEMAGLIHESGSRVESGKP